Part of the Syntrophotaleaceae bacterium genome, CTGCAGCGCGACTACCGGGATGAGGATCTGCGTTCGGAAGGTCTGCAGATCTTCACCACTCTCGATCCCCAGGTTCAACGGGCCGCCGAAAAATCCCTCACCGAAGGCCTGAAACGCCTGGAAAAGGCCCGGAGCAAAGCCCGCAACCTGCAGGGGGCTATGGTGGTCAGCGATGCCCAGAATGCGGAGGTGCAGGCGCTGGTTGGCAGCCGCGACCCCCGCTTCGAGGGGTTCAATCGGGCGATGGATGCGCAGAGGCCCATCGGTTCCCTTATCAAGCCGATCGTGTTTCTGACTGCCTTGCAGACCCGCCAGTACACCCTGACGACATTGCTGGAAGACACCCCTCTGGTCCTGAAACAGGCGGGAACCGGCGACTGGAGTCCGCAGAACTACGACAAGCAGGCCCACGGATCGGTCCCCCTGCGCACCGCCCTGATCCATTCCTACAACCTGGCAACGGTCCGTCTGGGCCTCTCCCTGGGCTTGGACCCGATAATGGACAATCTGCAGCGACTCGGTCTGGAACGGGATCTGGCGGCTTATCCGGCCAGTCTGCTGGGAGCCAATGCCCTTTCGCCGCTGGAGGTGGCGCAGGTCTATCAATCCATTGCCGCCGGCGGATTCCGAACGCCCTTGAGAGCCATCCGGGAGGTCCTGACGGCCGATGGAGAGCAGCTGCAGCGCTATCCCCTGCGCGTCGAGCAGGTTGTGAACCCGGCTCCAGCCCATCTTTTGACCCGGGTCTTGCAGGACGTCGTTTCCGAGGGCACCGGGCACGGCCTGAAGGGCTATCTGCCGCCGGATCTAGGCGTTGCCGGCAAGACCGGCACAACCAACGATTTTCGCGACAGCTGGTTCGCCGGTTTTACCGGAGATCGGCTGGCGGTCGTCTGGGTCGGCCGGGACGACAACGAGCCGACCGGCCTGACCGGATCCAGCGGCGCCCTGACCATCTGGGGAGAGACCATCGCCGCGCTCGATCCCCAGCCTCTGGTCCTGCCGTTGCCCGACGATATTCAACAGGTCTGGATCGATGGAGAAACGGGTCTGCTGAGCGACAGGGGCTGCCCCGGAGCGGTGGAGCTGCCTTTCGTCCAGGGAACAGCGCCCACAGAATACGGGGGTTGCGGTTCCCCGTCGCCGGTGGAGGCCGTCAAAAGCTGGTTTGAAAGGTTATTCCGATGATGAGAGTTTTTTTCCGTCCCTTGGCGGGAGCCGTCCTGGTTCTGCTTCTTACGGGTTGCGCCGCCCTCCAGGTTCCCGCGCCGCCTCCGCCGGCTTCACAGAATACGGCGGTTCTGGCCCTGCTGAACAAGGCCCGTGCCCAGGCCGGAGCCGAACAGTGGGATCCGGCCGCCGCCAACCTGGAGCGGGCCCTGCGCATCGAACCCCGCAACCCTGTCCTCTGGCAGGAACTCGCCAAAACCCGGCTCGGCCAGGGCCAGTACGGCCAGGCGGAAAACCTGGCGGCCAAATCCAACGCCCTGGCCGGTGCCAACCGGAGTCTGCAAGCCGAAAACTGGCGGATCATCGGCCAGGCCCGCAGCCGGCGGGGCGACCTGCGGGGATCCCAGGCGGCCTTCGAAAGGGCAGAACAGATGCCCTGATCGAATGCCAAGGATCTTCCATCCCCAGTTGCCATGCCTCACGGTTGCCTCTCCTCCAGTCTCTCCCGGAACTGGCGACGCTGTTCCGGAGTCATGTTCCGCCACCGTTCCCTGAGCAACTGCCGCCTCTCCGGCGGCAACTCCCTGAATTTTTTCCATATGCTTCGCAACTGCTGCTTCTTTTCCGGGGGCAGCTGATTGAAACGCTGCAGGCGTTCGCGGATGGCCTGACGCCGCTCCGGGGACAGGGATTTCCATCGCTGCAGTTTTTCCCTGGCCGCCCTCCGTTCCGCCGGGGACAGTTGCAGCCATCGGTTGGCACCGGCGGCCAACTGCTCCTGCCGTTCGGGAGTCAGGGTGTTCCAGCGGTCGGACAGGGGGCGCAGCAGCCGCTGCTGCTCGGCTGAGAGTTCATCGAAGCTTTTGGCCAATGCAGGACCGGATCCCAGGGCGATGAAAAGCACCAGCATCCCCAGCAGGACCAGAGGTAAACGGAGCCATGTTGAATATCTAGGATTCATCGCTCTTGTCCTCCACCGTATTATCTTGACGGGCTCCCCCGTTTCCCTCGGGAATCTCGAAAGGGTCGATCCAACCGACATCGCCATCTTCAAATGATCCGAGAAACTCCAGCAGCTCCATGTCTGGCAGCTCCTCTTCCGGGGCGGTCGGTTCCCCGGCCAGGGCCGAGGGGGTTTTCAGCAGGCAGAGCAGGAGCGTGAGAGAAATCAGGATCTTCATCATTACCCTCGGCAAGCCAGAGACAGAATTCGATCTCTTCATAAAATTCGATGGGATCTTCGGAGGCCAGCAGGCCGAGATCGTGAACGAAGGTCTTTTCAACGGGCACCAGGGGCGCCTCCCGAAAAAACAGCAGAACTGCTGCCAGGGCCAGGGCGACAGCGGGGACGGCTATTCTGAGATATCGGCCGATCCCGTGCCGGGGACGGTCCAGTGCTCGAGCCCTGGCGCGGGTCAGGGCCGCACGGGTATCCCCGTCCAGTTGCTCGACCGATTCGTCCAGCACTTTTCGGGCGCGATCGATGAATTGCTTGTCCTGGTCATTCATGGCCAATAATCCCCGAGGTTATCCCGCAAGGTTTTGACGGCGCGGGACAGGTGGGTTTTGACGGAGCCTTCCGAGCAGCCCATGACCCGGGCGGTTTCGGCAACGCTCAACTCTTCCCAGCAGCGTAGCAGAAAAGCCTGCTGCTGTCGCAGGGGAAGTGTGCGCAGCACCTTCTGCAGGGCCTCGGCCGCCTGGTCCAGACTGATCTGTCCCTCGGGAGTCACTGCCTTCGGATCGGAGCCGGCTTCCAGAGGATTATCGCAATCCCCGCTCTCTTCCTCATCGGGACCTTTGAACCAGATCCTCCAACGGGAGCGAATCGACTGGCGGCGATAGAAGTCGCGAATCTGGTTGTGCAGAATCCGATAAAACAGCGGCTTCCACTCCGATCGGGGCTTGTCGGCATATTTGGCGACGAACCGGCACATGGCCTCCTGTACCAGATCGAGGGCATCCTCCCGGTTGCTGCTGGCAATCAGCGCCATGCGATAGGCCCGGCGCTCAATCGATGTCAAAAAGGCTTCCATGGACAGCCAATCAAGTTGGAGGCCGGCGGCCCCAGGGACGGCCGGCCTCTTTCCAATCTTGAGCGAACGCGGCCGGGGAGCGGCTAGCGCTGTCCGATCCTCTGGCCCCGTCGATCGAGCCGCCGGTCGATCCTGTCGCCTCTGCGATCCAGCCGGCTATCGATCCGATCGCCCCTGCGGTCGAGGCGGTTCTCAATCCGGTCGCCCCGCCCATCGAGAGCGGCTGCCCGCCGTTCAAAGCCGTTTTCAAGGGTCCGGTCCGACCGGCGGTCGAGCCGATCGTTTATCCTGTCACCTCGGTTGTCCAGGCGGTTGTCGACCCGATCCCCCCTGCGGTCCAATCGGTTTTCAATCCGATCCCCTTTTCGATCCAGCCTTTGTTCGGTACGGTCGCCGAAGTCGCCTGCCGAGGCCTGTCCACAAATTCCGATCAGAAGCAGTGAAGCAAGAACCATTATTCTCTTCATTTCGATCCTCCTTGTAAATAGATGTTGAGTGGTAGATGACCTGCTGTCTCTACCCTTTACAACGCATATCGGGGGGATCGGTTGACATAAAAAGAGAACCCGCGCCAAATTGAGCGCAAACAAGCGGGTCGAAAAGCCTTGCCGTCGAATTCCTGGGAATGAGGCGGATTGACAGGCGACTCAGGTCTTATAAAGTTTCTCTTATAGTTGTTCTCCAATGTGACTGCGTGAGGGGTGGGGGTAGCCATGCCGGCCTGAAGGGGGTTTGGCTGATCATACTGCTGTTTTTCCCACTACCGGTTATACCGGGCTTTTCGAACTTCGAAAAAGCATTCCCCTCGGTACACTTTGTGCCATCGGGCCTGAGGCGATTTGCGGGATCCTCAGGCTAATCCTCGAATTATACGTCGGTTTTAAAAGAAGCTATAATGGTTGAACCCGGTCTGCTCATCACACTTGATGGCCCTCACGTTTATGGAAAATGCGATAAACCTGCTGCTTGTTGAAGATTCCGAGGTTGATGCCCTTCTGGTTTTGCAGGAACTGGAAGATGCCGGTCTTCGCATGGAGGCCCTTCGTGTAACCGAAGAATCCGAACTCGCCCAGGCCCTCAAGGACAGGGAATGGTCCATCGTCCTGGGCGATTATTCCCTCCCGGGCTTCAGCGGTATGGCGGCACTGGCTATGGTCCACGCACACGATCCCCATCTTCCTTTCATCATGGTGTCCGGGGTTCGGGGGGAGGAGTTCGCGGTCGAGGCGATGCGGGCGGGGGCGGGTGATTTCATCACCAAAGACAATCTTTCGCGGCTGGCGCCGGCCATCCGGCGCGAACTCGCGAGTCGCGAGGAGCGGCGGGCACGCCGCAAGGCCGAGGAGGAAAGGGAGAGAAGCGAAAGACGCTTCAGGCACCTGGCCGATTCCATGCCGCAACTGGTCTGGACCGCGGATGCGGAAGGCAGGGTCGATTACTACAACCGCAAGCGGGAAGATTTTGTCGGGTTTTCCCGAAATGCCGAAGGGCACTGGTTCTGGACACCGGTGCTGCATCCCCAGGACCTTAAACCCACTCTGAAAGCCTGGAGCCAGGCGGTTGAGAAGGGCAGCGCATACCAGGTGGCACACCGCATCAAGTGCACCGATGGTTCCTTTCGCTGGCATCTGAGCCGCGCCACACCGGTTCGGGACCAGCAGGGCAGGGTCGTCAAATGGTACGGTACCGCCACCGATATCCATGATCTCAAACAGGTGGAGGCCGAACGGGAAAGGCTGCTGGCGGAGCTGGATGCCACCTTCTACAGCATGCCCAACGCTGTCCTGACCTATGACGCCCGGGGCAGAATCCGGCGGATGAATCCGGCCGCCGAACAGTTGCTTCACTATACAGGAGAGATGAAGGACTGGCCCATGCTCAAGCGCAAGGCGACCCTGCGCCCGGAAACGCCTGATGGTCAGCCCTATCCCCTGAAAAACCATCCCGCCTTCCGGGCGCTTAACGGAGAAACGACGATGTCCGAGGTCCTGGTCTATCATCCAGCCGGATTCGCCCAGCCTCTTTGGGTTGCCGTCAGCGCCTCTCCGATCCTCACCGCTCAGGGAATTATCCTCGGCGCCGTCTCGACCGTGACCGATATTACTCCCCTGCACGAGCTGCAGAGGGAGCGTGAAATTTATGTCCATACCATTTCCCATGATCTGCGCACCCCTCTCACCGTCATTCACGGCTATGCCCAGCTGCTTGAAGCTCACTGCCGGGACCCGGAATCGCGGATGCATGTGGAGGCGATACTCAAGGGGGTGGATAATATGGCGAAAATGATTGAAAACCTGGTGGAGGCCGCCCGACTGGAAGGGGGGAAAATCGTCCTGGACAGAATTCCGGTCCGGGTGGATCGTTTTCTCCCCGAAATGCTGCGCCAGAATTCCTCGGCTCTGGACATCTCCCGGATCTTCGTCGATGTGCCTGAGGATCTCCCGCTGGTCAACGCCGATCCTGCAAGGCTCGAGCGAATCCTCATCAACCTGATCACCAACGCCCTCAAATATTCTCCGGATGAGAGCCCGGTGGATCTATTCGCCCGATCGTCTGAGAGGGAGATTGTTATTTCCGTGCGGGATCGCGGGTATGGCATCGATCCCGAAGATCTCCCGCATATCTTCGAAAGATTCCACCGCTCCCGAAATGGCCAGTCTGCCGGCAGCGTAGGATTGGGGCTGTATATTACACGATCTTTGGTGGAGGCGCACGGCGGCCGGATCTGGGTGGACAGCAGACGGGAGGTCGGATCGACTTTTTCCTTTACCCTTCCGACCGCCTCCGACAATAGTCATGAAAGACCTTCACTGTAATGGATGTGACAGATAAGCCAGGCAAACAGGGACAAGGAAAAGAGATGTTTTTGGGAGGCGGCCCCTACAAAAAAACAATGCATCTTCTGCCCAGGGGTATCCGGGGTCGCCTGTATCTTCTGATCGCTCTTGTCCTGGTGCCCATGCTGCTGCTTCTGGTGCTGATGTATGTCGGGACCTATCAGAACCGCCGGGCTGCGGCGATCCAAACCGAACTGGAGGTGGCCCAGGGCATCGCAACCACCTTCGCGGCCAAGGTGGAGGATATTCACCGGCAGAGCCTGGCCGTGGGCGATGCCATTCTGACCCTGTCCCCTTACACCGAGTCCAAAGCGAGGCGGATTCTCGCTTTCAATGCCAATCAGTATCGTGTCATGCGGAATCTGTGCTGGGTCAGTCCCGCCGGTAAAGTCATGGTTTCCAGCGATCCCGCACTGGTGGGCCGGGACTTGACCGGAAAGTCCTATTTTCAAAAAATACGGGCCGGCAACAGTTGGGCCGTCGGCGACCTGGAACGCCTGGAACAGGAAAAGTCCGACTGGGGATTCGCCATCGCCAGTGCCGTTCGTACCGCTTTGGGTCTCAGATGGGTGGTCGTGGCGGTCATCGATCCGACATTTCTGGATGAAGCCGTTTTTCAACAGCGCCTCGCTGGAGGAGCTTATACCCTTTTCGATAACCAGGGGGTTCTCGTCTTCAGAAGCGGGACGAACGGCACCCAGGCCAACGGATTTACCTGGGGGGAACGGTTGCGCTGGCGGGAGACGGATGCGCTTTTGATCCGTGCCCTGAGAGGGGATCAGTCGCAGGCGGGAGAAGTGGGTCTCGAGGTCCCGGGGGGGAATTGGCTCGCCGCCCGGGTGCCGGTCAGGGGGATCGGGTGGATCGCCGGGTCGGCCCGTCCTTCGGAGATGGTCATCGCCCCCTTGCGGCAGCGCCTGGTCCGCGATGCCGGCCTGGCCTTACTGATCACATCAGGCGCCATTCTGCTGGCCTGGCATCTGTCCCGGACCATTTCCGGGCCGATCCTTCGACTGGAGCGGGATGCCCGGGCGATGGGGGCCGGGAAGATCCCCCGGCAGGATGACTTTGAAGCGTCCACTGAGGTGCGGCAATTGCGGCAAACCGTGGCGGGCATGGCAGGCGAGCTGCTGGGGAGGGCCGCGGCCCTGAGGGCAAGCGAGGAGAAGTTCCGCGCCATCTTTGAGCAGGCGGGGGTGGGTATCGGTCGGGTGAACTTTGACGATGCCCGCTGGATCGATGTGAACGACGCCTTTTGTGCCATGCTGGGCTATTCGGCAGAGGAGATGCGCCTCACGCCCTGGCCGCAGATCACCCACCCCGATGACGTCGATCTCGACCTGATCCCTTTCAAGAGAATGGCCGCCGGCGAATTGGACAACTATACCGTGGAGAAACGCTTCCTGCATAAAAAGGGGCATTTTGTCTGGGCGCGTTTGACCCTTTCGCTGGTATGGGATGCCGAAGGCCGTCCCGATTATGAAATCGCCGTCATCGAGGATATTTCGGAACGGAAACAGGCCGAGGAAGAGCTGCACCGGCTCAACCTCGAACTCGAACAGCGGGTTCAGGAGAGAACCGCCGCGCTGATGGCCGTCAACCAGGAACTGGAGGCCTTCACCTATACGGTTTCCCACGATCTGCGGGCTCCCTTGCGCCACATCACCAGCTTCGTGGACCTGATGATGAATCGATATGGAAAATCCCTGGATGAGACAGGCAACCGGTATATCCGGATCATCGGCGATGCGGGGCGCAGGATGTCCTCGCTGATCGATGACCTGCTCACATTTTCCCGTATCGGCAGGGCGTCGCTCGACAAGCGGAAAATCAGTCTGAAGACCTTAGTCAGGGAGGTTTGCAAGGAGTTGACTTATGAGGTGGAAGGGAGAAAAATCGAATGGAGGATAGAGGAACTGCCGCAGGTTGAGGCCGATCCGGTGCTGTTGCGGAACGTGATCACCAACCTGGTTGCCAATGCCCTGAAATATACCCGGCACCGGAACCCTGCCAGGATCGAGATCGGCTGCAGTGAGTCAACAGACGAAATCGTCTGCTTCGTGAAGGACAACGGCGCAGGCTTCGACATGCGTTTTGCGGACAAGCTCTTCGGTGTCTTTCAGCGGCTTCACCCTCAGGAAGAGTTCGAGGGAACCGGCATAGGACTGGCGAGCGTCCGGCGCATCATTCAGCGCCATGGCGGGCGGGCCTGGGCCGAAGGAGAGGTCGACAAGGGGGCCACATTCTATTTCACTCTGCCGAGGGAAGGAAGGGGAACATGACCCTGCACAAGCGGATTCTGCTGGCCGAGGATGATCCCAACGACGTGGAGCTGACCTTGACGGTGTTCGCCGAGTTCGGCCTGGCCGACAAGCTGGATGTCGTTCGGGATGGGCAGGAAGCTCTCGACTATCTGTATCGCCGGGGAAGCTGGTCCAACCGACCGGACGGGAACCCTGTGGCTGTCCTGCTCGACCTGAAAATGCCCCGGGTCGACGGCCTGGAGGTGTTGCGACAGATCAAGACCGACCCGGTGACGAGGGCGACCCCCGTCATCATGCTGACCTCCTCTCGCGAGGAGCGGGATCTGGTGAAAAGCTACTGTCTGGGCGTCAACGCCTATGTGGTCAAACCAGCCGGTTTTCAGGATTTTACCAAGGCTATTCGCGAAATAAGCACATTCTGGGTTCTTGTCAACGAGGCTCCCGACAGTGGCCAGATATGTCCGGAGTGATGGTCTTCTTCCTTAAAGAATGCTGGAGGCTGGTATGAACAGGCAAAAATTTTTTTCCATGCTTGCCGTCCTTTCGGCGTTGCTCTTTCTCTGGATTTTACCTCCAGCATCCCTGTCCGAAACAGCGGCAGGAGGGGCAATCTCCGGGCAGCGGACCGGTTCCGATCTTACCCAAGAAGAAGTGCAACAGCTGCTGGAGGAACACAACCGCGTGCGGGCCGAAGTCGGAACGAATCCGGTGTCCTGGTCCCCCTCCGTCGCCGCCCATGCCCAGGAGTGGGCCGATCATCTTGCCGCCGGTGCCTGCCGGATGAAACATCGGCCGGCAACGGGTCAATGGGCGGGCCCTTACGGGGAAAACCTGTTCATCGGCACGGCCGGCTATTACGGGGTGGTCGATGCGGCGCGAGGCTGGGAGAGCGAAAAGCGGGATTACGAAGGAGATCCGATCGACCGCTCGAATTTTCAGGAGGTCGGGCACTACACCCAGATGGTCTGGTCGGAAACCCGCGAGATCGGCTGCGGCAAGGCCCAATGCGAGGGGAAGGTCATCATCGTCTGCAACTACAACCCCCCGGGCAACGTGCTGGGGCAAAAGCCCTATTAAGGGCACCGAAAAAAGGCTTAAAAACCTGAAAAAATCAAAAGCATTTACCACAGCACAGAGGGCACAGAGAACGTCAAGCATGCCAAAAAAGCCATCAGGCCATCTGGATTGAATTTGCGTATAACTTAACGGCTTTTCTCTGTGTGCTGGTATATTGCAGTCAAGTTTTTAGGTTTGGCTCCATTTAAAGTGGTGGTATTTACTGCCTGGTCCTATTGATTTTCTTCCCGCAACAGCGTCTCGATCACAGGTTCTCCCTTCAGCGTTCGATGCACCGGGCACTTCTCGGCGATCTCCAGGAGTCGCCGGCGCTGTTCCTCGGTCAGATCCCCGATCAAATCAAGCTCCCGTTCAAAGCGGTCGATTTTTCGGCCGGGTTCTTCGCATTCCGCGCAGTCTTCCGCATGAACCTTGCGGTGATCGAGTCGGACCACCGCCGCCTGCAGGGGCCATTTTTTACGCCGGGCGTACATCTGGACGGTCATGCTGGTGCAGGATCCGAGAGCGGCGAGGAGATAGTCGTAAGGGGAAGGCCCTCGCCCCGTTCCCCCCATCGATTCGGGTTCGTCCGCTATCAGGGACTGACCGCGGACGAACATGTCGGTCAGAAAGCCTTCGGTGCCGGTGCGAACGGTGATCCGGTTGTCTGTCACCGGGGGCGGAGCCGGGGATTCCTGTTCGGTGACGTCGAGGTAGCGTCGGGACCAGGACGCGATCATCCCTCCGGCATAGCGGGAATCCTCCTTGCGGGAGAGCAGGTGGTCCGCCGGATCGAGGGAGATGAAGCTTTTCGGGTGCCGGGCCGCAAGGTAGATTTCGGCGGCATGGTCGATGCCCACGACCAGATCCCGCGGAGAATGCATCACCAGAAGGGCCGCATCCAGGCGGCGGATGACGTCCCGCGTGTCCTGCGCCTCGATATCTTCGAGAAACTCCTTTTGAAGGGTAAAGGGACGGCCGTTGAGCAAAAGGGTCGCTTCCCCCGTGCGTTCGATCTCGTCCCGCGACTCTTCAACCAGTTTGGCGATATGCCCCGGATCACTGGGTGCGGCCAATGTCACCACGGCCCTGGTGGTCGCGATTCTTTCGGCGGCATGCAGCACCGCGGTCCCGCCAAGGGAATGGCCGATGAGGATTTTGGGCCCTTCATACCTCTCCTCCAGAAAGCCGGCAGCCGCCACCAGATCGCTGATCTGGGAGGAAAAGGTCGCTTCGGACAATTCCCCCGCACTTTCGCCATGTCCGGAGAAATCGAAACGGAGGACGGCGATGCGCTGTCGGGTCAAGGCGTGGGCGATGTGGGCTGCGGCGGAGATGTGCTTGGTGCAGGTGAAGCAATGGGCAAAGAGGGCGAAGGCGATCGGCTTTTCGTCCTCGGGCAGGGTCAGGACCGCTGCCAGTCTTTCTCCCCCGGCATTGGAAAATGAAATTTTCTGCACTTTCATGGGCAAACTCCTGAAATCTTTAGGGCTCCATCCGAAGAGGTTTCCATTCATTCTAACAAAAATCACCGGAGCCGGAGTTGCGGTTGGCAACAAAGGGATTCATCAGATATCAGCCGTTGTCATCACCGATCGAGGTGAGATATAAATCTCAAGTATCAGTATCGGAATCACGCGTTGTTGCTGGTTAGGAGGCATTGTGCATTCGGTGATCGAAAAAATTCGTGAAGAAGACAAGCCGCAGGTGATGGCCCTGCTAAAGCAGGTGAACATGCATCACGTGCCATCTCCGGAAATGCCGGAAATCAATTGGGAAAATTACGTTGTGATCCGCAGGGAGGGCCGTGTGGTGGGGTTTTGCGGCTACAAGATCCTTTCGGACACGGAGGCAAAAACCGAGCTGATGGCCGTGGACAAAAGCTGCCGCGGGTTGGGGCTGGGCCTCAAGCTGCAGGCCTTCCGGATGATGGAGATGGCCCGCCGGGGAATCAGGACCCTGACCACCAATTGCGATCTGCCGGACAGTA contains:
- the mrcB gene encoding penicillin-binding protein 1B; amino-acid sequence: MARRSAKSKTKRKSPLLKKLFFLTAAGLLLLAALYTLYLDVSVRSRFEGKRFALPARVYARPLELYPGRSLSAGELRAELAMLGYRETSDPREPGTCRFGSQMLELVSRPFTFGDGRQESQSLRVAFAGDRVQSLVDRGKGTPLDLVRLEPALIGGIYPGKNEDRVLIGLKEAPEHVVHALIAVEDNRFYTHHGIDPRGILRALFATASGRGLQGGSTLTQQLVKNFYLTSERTLRHKFTEMIMAVLLEVHYSKEEILETYLNEVYLGQDGNRAIHGFGLASQFFFDKPLTRIGLPEAALLVGLLKGPAYYSPRRHPERALKRRNLVLQEMAEAGFITEKQLLAARTAPLGIIDRPPRGTSPYPAFLDLVRRQLQRDYRDEDLRSEGLQIFTTLDPQVQRAAEKSLTEGLKRLEKARSKARNLQGAMVVSDAQNAEVQALVGSRDPRFEGFNRAMDAQRPIGSLIKPIVFLTALQTRQYTLTTLLEDTPLVLKQAGTGDWSPQNYDKQAHGSVPLRTALIHSYNLATVRLGLSLGLDPIMDNLQRLGLERDLAAYPASLLGANALSPLEVAQVYQSIAAGGFRTPLRAIREVLTADGEQLQRYPLRVEQVVNPAPAHLLTRVLQDVVSEGTGHGLKGYLPPDLGVAGKTGTTNDFRDSWFAGFTGDRLAVVWVGRDDNEPTGLTGSSGALTIWGETIAALDPQPLVLPLPDDIQQVWIDGETGLLSDRGCPGAVELPFVQGTAPTEYGGCGSPSPVEAVKSWFERLFR
- a CDS encoding CAP domain-containing protein, producing MNRQKFFSMLAVLSALLFLWILPPASLSETAAGGAISGQRTGSDLTQEEVQQLLEEHNRVRAEVGTNPVSWSPSVAAHAQEWADHLAAGACRMKHRPATGQWAGPYGENLFIGTAGYYGVVDAARGWESEKRDYEGDPIDRSNFQEVGHYTQMVWSETREIGCGKAQCEGKVIIVCNYNPPGNVLGQKPY
- a CDS encoding tetratricopeptide repeat protein, whose translation is MMRVFFRPLAGAVLVLLLTGCAALQVPAPPPPASQNTAVLALLNKARAQAGAEQWDPAAANLERALRIEPRNPVLWQELAKTRLGQGQYGQAENLAAKSNALAGANRSLQAENWRIIGQARSRRGDLRGSQAAFERAEQMP
- a CDS encoding PAS domain S-box protein, which translates into the protein MFLGGGPYKKTMHLLPRGIRGRLYLLIALVLVPMLLLLVLMYVGTYQNRRAAAIQTELEVAQGIATTFAAKVEDIHRQSLAVGDAILTLSPYTESKARRILAFNANQYRVMRNLCWVSPAGKVMVSSDPALVGRDLTGKSYFQKIRAGNSWAVGDLERLEQEKSDWGFAIASAVRTALGLRWVVVAVIDPTFLDEAVFQQRLAGGAYTLFDNQGVLVFRSGTNGTQANGFTWGERLRWRETDALLIRALRGDQSQAGEVGLEVPGGNWLAARVPVRGIGWIAGSARPSEMVIAPLRQRLVRDAGLALLITSGAILLAWHLSRTISGPILRLERDARAMGAGKIPRQDDFEASTEVRQLRQTVAGMAGELLGRAAALRASEEKFRAIFEQAGVGIGRVNFDDARWIDVNDAFCAMLGYSAEEMRLTPWPQITHPDDVDLDLIPFKRMAAGELDNYTVEKRFLHKKGHFVWARLTLSLVWDAEGRPDYEIAVIEDISERKQAEEELHRLNLELEQRVQERTAALMAVNQELEAFTYTVSHDLRAPLRHITSFVDLMMNRYGKSLDETGNRYIRIIGDAGRRMSSLIDDLLTFSRIGRASLDKRKISLKTLVREVCKELTYEVEGRKIEWRIEELPQVEADPVLLRNVITNLVANALKYTRHRNPARIEIGCSESTDEIVCFVKDNGAGFDMRFADKLFGVFQRLHPQEEFEGTGIGLASVRRIIQRHGGRAWAEGEVDKGATFYFTLPREGRGT
- a CDS encoding bifunctional alpha/beta hydrolase/OsmC family protein translates to MKVQKISFSNAGGERLAAVLTLPEDEKPIAFALFAHCFTCTKHISAAAHIAHALTRQRIAVLRFDFSGHGESAGELSEATFSSQISDLVAAAGFLEERYEGPKILIGHSLGGTAVLHAAERIATTRAVVTLAAPSDPGHIAKLVEESRDEIERTGEATLLLNGRPFTLQKEFLEDIEAQDTRDVIRRLDAALLVMHSPRDLVVGIDHAAEIYLAARHPKSFISLDPADHLLSRKEDSRYAGGMIASWSRRYLDVTEQESPAPPPVTDNRITVRTGTEGFLTDMFVRGQSLIADEPESMGGTGRGPSPYDYLLAALGSCTSMTVQMYARRKKWPLQAAVVRLDHRKVHAEDCAECEEPGRKIDRFERELDLIGDLTEEQRRRLLEIAEKCPVHRTLKGEPVIETLLREENQ
- a CDS encoding GNAT family N-acetyltransferase → MIEKIREEDKPQVMALLKQVNMHHVPSPEMPEINWENYVVIRREGRVVGFCGYKILSDTEAKTELMAVDKSCRGLGLGLKLQAFRMMEMARRGIRTLTTNCDLPDSIAWYKKHFGYEEVGHLKKEHEFGSPDIDYWTTLRVDLEKWARTGMAVKDE
- a CDS encoding RNA polymerase sigma factor: MEAFLTSIERRAYRMALIASSNREDALDLVQEAMCRFVAKYADKPRSEWKPLFYRILHNQIRDFYRRQSIRSRWRIWFKGPDEEESGDCDNPLEAGSDPKAVTPEGQISLDQAAEALQKVLRTLPLRQQQAFLLRCWEELSVAETARVMGCSEGSVKTHLSRAVKTLRDNLGDYWP
- a CDS encoding DUF3106 domain-containing protein — its product is MNPRYSTWLRLPLVLLGMLVLFIALGSGPALAKSFDELSAEQQRLLRPLSDRWNTLTPERQEQLAAGANRWLQLSPAERRAAREKLQRWKSLSPERRQAIRERLQRFNQLPPEKKQQLRSIWKKFRELPPERRQLLRERWRNMTPEQRRQFRERLEERQP
- a CDS encoding response regulator, which produces MTLHKRILLAEDDPNDVELTLTVFAEFGLADKLDVVRDGQEALDYLYRRGSWSNRPDGNPVAVLLDLKMPRVDGLEVLRQIKTDPVTRATPVIMLTSSREERDLVKSYCLGVNAYVVKPAGFQDFTKAIREISTFWVLVNEAPDSGQICPE
- a CDS encoding ATP-binding protein, which codes for MENAINLLLVEDSEVDALLVLQELEDAGLRMEALRVTEESELAQALKDREWSIVLGDYSLPGFSGMAALAMVHAHDPHLPFIMVSGVRGEEFAVEAMRAGAGDFITKDNLSRLAPAIRRELASREERRARRKAEEERERSERRFRHLADSMPQLVWTADAEGRVDYYNRKREDFVGFSRNAEGHWFWTPVLHPQDLKPTLKAWSQAVEKGSAYQVAHRIKCTDGSFRWHLSRATPVRDQQGRVVKWYGTATDIHDLKQVEAERERLLAELDATFYSMPNAVLTYDARGRIRRMNPAAEQLLHYTGEMKDWPMLKRKATLRPETPDGQPYPLKNHPAFRALNGETTMSEVLVYHPAGFAQPLWVAVSASPILTAQGIILGAVSTVTDITPLHELQREREIYVHTISHDLRTPLTVIHGYAQLLEAHCRDPESRMHVEAILKGVDNMAKMIENLVEAARLEGGKIVLDRIPVRVDRFLPEMLRQNSSALDISRIFVDVPEDLPLVNADPARLERILINLITNALKYSPDESPVDLFARSSEREIVISVRDRGYGIDPEDLPHIFERFHRSRNGQSAGSVGLGLYITRSLVEAHGGRIWVDSRREVGSTFSFTLPTASDNSHERPSL